The Desulfatitalea tepidiphila genome window below encodes:
- the glpK gene encoding glycerol kinase GlpK, whose product MGKYIGALDLGTTSNRFIIFDERGRIMGLDQKEHAQIFPQPGWVEHDPMEIWHNTGEVIRGALAKTGLTGKDIAAIGITNQRETTVMWDRRNGRPYMNAIVWQCMRTDEICRRLSREGGQDRFRAKTGLPISTYFSGPKIRWIMDNVEAARKGAASGHAMAGTIESWIIWWLTGGPDGGAHVTDVSNASRTMLMDLKTLSWDPEILKILHIPESMLPRIVPSIDSQTWGTTRADGPLGAEVPVCGALGDQQAALVGQACFEVGEAKNTYGTGCFLLLNTGTEAVASQHGMLTTVGYQMRGRDPVYCLEGSIAIAGALVQWLRDNLKFIEHAAEIEPMARQVEDTGGAYIVPAFSGLYAPHWRSDARGVMVGLTRYINRNHIARAVLEAVAYQTLDVAEAMQKDSGVALSSLRVDGGMVVNELLMQFQSDILGVPVVRPRIIETTALGAASAAALASGLVRGFDELRRNWAMDKTWHPRMDAEQRAKGIEGWKKAIERTFNWIE is encoded by the coding sequence ATGGGCAAATATATCGGTGCATTGGATCTGGGGACCACCAGCAACCGTTTCATCATCTTCGACGAGCGCGGTCGGATCATGGGGCTGGACCAGAAAGAGCATGCCCAGATTTTTCCCCAGCCCGGCTGGGTCGAGCACGATCCCATGGAGATCTGGCACAACACCGGCGAGGTGATCCGCGGCGCCCTGGCCAAGACCGGACTGACCGGCAAGGATATCGCGGCCATCGGAATCACCAACCAGCGCGAGACCACGGTGATGTGGGACCGACGTAACGGCCGACCTTACATGAATGCCATCGTCTGGCAGTGCATGCGCACCGACGAAATCTGCCGGCGCCTCTCCCGGGAAGGCGGCCAGGACCGGTTCCGGGCCAAGACCGGCCTGCCCATCTCCACCTATTTTTCCGGCCCCAAAATCCGCTGGATCATGGATAACGTCGAGGCGGCGCGCAAGGGGGCCGCATCGGGTCATGCCATGGCGGGCACCATCGAGTCCTGGATCATCTGGTGGCTGACCGGCGGGCCCGACGGCGGTGCCCATGTCACCGACGTCTCCAATGCCAGCCGCACAATGCTCATGGACCTGAAAACCTTGTCTTGGGACCCCGAGATCTTGAAGATTCTCCATATCCCGGAATCGATGTTGCCCAGAATCGTGCCTTCCATCGATTCGCAGACCTGGGGCACCACCCGCGCCGACGGCCCCCTGGGCGCCGAGGTGCCGGTGTGCGGGGCGCTCGGCGACCAGCAGGCCGCCCTGGTCGGCCAGGCCTGCTTCGAGGTGGGGGAGGCCAAGAACACTTACGGTACCGGGTGCTTTCTGTTGCTCAACACCGGAACCGAGGCCGTGGCCAGCCAGCACGGCATGCTCACCACGGTCGGCTACCAGATGCGGGGCAGGGATCCGGTTTACTGCCTCGAGGGCTCCATCGCCATTGCCGGCGCCCTGGTGCAGTGGCTGCGCGACAATCTCAAGTTCATCGAGCATGCCGCCGAGATCGAACCCATGGCGCGCCAGGTGGAGGACACCGGCGGCGCTTACATCGTGCCGGCCTTTTCCGGTTTATATGCGCCCCACTGGCGCTCGGACGCCCGGGGCGTCATGGTGGGGCTGACCCGCTACATCAACCGCAATCACATCGCCCGGGCCGTGCTCGAAGCCGTGGCTTACCAGACCCTGGATGTGGCCGAAGCCATGCAGAAGGATTCGGGTGTGGCCCTGAGTAGTCTGCGGGTGGACGGCGGCATGGTGGTCAACGAACTGCTCATGCAGTTTCAGTCCGACATCCTGGGCGTGCCGGTGGTGCGGCCCAGGATCATCGAGACCACCGCACTGGGGGCCGCCTCGGCCGCGGCGCTGGCCAGTGGGCTGGTGCGCGGATTCGACGAGCTCAGGCGCAACTGGGCCATGGACAAGACCTGGCATCCGCGCATGGATGCCGAGCAGCGGGCCAAGGGCATAGAAGGTTGGAAAAAGGCCATCGAACGGACCTTCAACTGGATCGAATAG
- a CDS encoding succinate dehydrogenase/fumarate reductase iron-sulfur subunit, with protein sequence MKSETTEKKPSPQIEFRIERYKPGLIDPPRFQSFRVAVDDQMSVLDGLEQIRLRQDAGLMYRHSCHHSACGTCACRINGIERLACTTLILSLNTETVVLEPLHGFPRLGDLAVEMTPFYRDIDPAWSLLTPAESIEGAAEPAADPPLRLEACIECGCCVSSCPAAHRNAEFMGPAALAALHRQMAKVDSPRQRDLLAAAASPRGERLCERALNCSRVCPTDVYPARHIADLRRLVKA encoded by the coding sequence ATGAAAAGTGAAACGACCGAAAAAAAACCATCGCCTCAAATCGAATTCAGGATCGAACGCTACAAGCCGGGTCTGATCGATCCGCCCCGCTTTCAATCCTTTCGCGTGGCGGTCGATGACCAGATGAGCGTGCTGGACGGTCTGGAGCAGATTCGACTGCGCCAGGATGCCGGCCTCATGTACCGCCACTCCTGTCACCACAGCGCCTGCGGGACTTGCGCCTGTCGCATCAACGGCATCGAACGGCTGGCCTGCACCACCCTGATATTATCGCTGAATACGGAAACCGTGGTGCTCGAACCGTTGCACGGCTTCCCGCGCCTGGGAGATCTGGCCGTGGAAATGACCCCATTTTACCGGGATATCGATCCCGCCTGGTCGCTGCTCACACCGGCCGAATCCATCGAAGGCGCCGCCGAGCCGGCCGCGGATCCACCCCTACGACTGGAGGCCTGCATCGAATGCGGCTGCTGTGTCTCTTCCTGCCCGGCGGCCCACCGCAACGCCGAGTTCATGGGACCGGCCGCTTTGGCTGCCCTACATCGCCAGATGGCCAAGGTGGATTCCCCCCGACAGCGTGACCTGCTTGCCGCGGCCGCCTCGCCGCGCGGCGAGCGCCTGTGCGAGCGCGCCCTCAACTGCAGCCGGGTTTGCCCTACCGACGTCTACCCGGCGCGTCACATCGCCGACCTGCGGCGACTGGTAAAAGCATAG
- a CDS encoding DeoR/GlpR family transcriptional regulator produces MAPSMHDHQTGALPFRSENSQPEEAGGDRMNLGDRHAQIKQIVQTKGFVTIEQLAREFGVTPQTIRRDINVLSKSGAIQRFHGGAGIASSTENVAYNERKIICFQEKRKIAAMVAEQIPDHASLFINIGTTTEAVAQALIHHKRLRIITNNLNVATILSSNENFEVIVTGGLVRHRDGGLIGEATIDFIQQFKVDFGIIGISGIDLDGTLLDFDYREVRVARAIIDNSRKVYLATDHTKFGRNAMVRLGNISEIDSLFTDQAPPPSLVEIMNQAEVRLFVA; encoded by the coding sequence ATGGCACCATCGATGCACGATCACCAAACAGGCGCATTGCCGTTCAGATCCGAAAATTCCCAGCCGGAGGAAGCGGGCGGCGACCGCATGAACCTGGGAGACCGCCACGCCCAGATCAAACAGATCGTCCAGACCAAGGGCTTTGTCACCATCGAGCAACTGGCCCGGGAATTCGGCGTCACCCCCCAGACCATCCGGCGAGACATCAATGTGCTGAGCAAATCCGGGGCGATTCAGCGGTTTCATGGCGGTGCCGGCATCGCCTCGAGCACCGAGAACGTGGCCTACAACGAACGCAAGATCATCTGTTTCCAGGAGAAGCGTAAAATCGCCGCCATGGTGGCCGAACAAATCCCGGACCACGCGTCGCTCTTCATCAACATCGGCACCACCACCGAGGCGGTGGCCCAGGCCCTGATTCATCACAAACGTCTGCGCATCATCACCAACAACCTGAATGTGGCCACCATCCTGTCGTCGAACGAAAATTTCGAAGTGATCGTGACCGGAGGCCTGGTTCGTCACCGCGACGGTGGCCTGATTGGTGAGGCCACTATCGATTTTATTCAACAATTCAAGGTGGATTTCGGCATCATCGGCATCAGCGGCATCGACCTGGACGGCACCCTGCTCGACTTCGATTACCGCGAGGTGCGCGTTGCGCGCGCCATCATCGACAATTCCCGCAAAGTCTATCTGGCCACGGATCATACCAAGTTCGGGCGCAATGCCATGGTCCGCCTGGGAAATATTTCGGAAATCGACAGCCTGTTCACCGATCAAGCACCGCCCCCGAGTCTGGTGGAAATCATGAACCAGGCCGAAGTGCGCCTGTTTGTGGCATAA
- a CDS encoding ABC transporter ATP-binding protein, translating to MGLQLENLDKLVGREIYLKDIRLDLASGTRHVILGRTLAGKTTLLRILAGLDKPSHGRILVDGQDVTGVSVRKRSVAMVYQQFINYPSLTVFDNIASPLKLAGISKQEIDARVRRTAAMLHIDNLLDRMPAELSGGQQQRTAIARALVKETQLLLLDEPLVNLDYKLREELRVELQQIFKQRDAIVVYTTTEPAEALMLGGNIVIMDQGRILQAGPTAQVYRHPASAPVAEIFSDPPINFVHGHVRSRQAWFGRGISLPLAGHLAGLTEGEYTFGVRCNHLFLKTSNPEDIEIRAVVELSEINGSETFIHVSYDDHKLVVQDDGIHQLKLGREIPVYVNPCHFFVFDEQGRLAAAPDQACHTKL from the coding sequence ATGGGTCTGCAGCTTGAAAACCTCGACAAACTGGTCGGCCGGGAAATTTACCTGAAAGATATCCGGCTCGATCTGGCGTCAGGGACACGCCACGTGATTCTGGGCCGAACCCTGGCCGGCAAGACGACGCTGTTGCGCATTCTGGCGGGTCTGGACAAGCCCTCCCACGGCCGCATCCTGGTGGACGGCCAAGACGTCACCGGTGTGTCGGTCCGCAAACGCAGCGTGGCCATGGTCTATCAACAGTTCATCAACTACCCATCCTTGACGGTTTTCGACAATATCGCTTCACCCCTCAAGCTGGCCGGGATCTCCAAGCAGGAGATCGACGCCCGTGTGCGCCGCACGGCCGCCATGCTGCATATCGACAATCTGCTCGACCGAATGCCCGCCGAACTGTCGGGCGGTCAGCAGCAACGCACGGCCATCGCCCGGGCCCTGGTGAAAGAAACCCAACTGCTTCTGCTCGACGAACCCCTGGTGAATCTCGACTATAAGCTGCGCGAGGAGCTGCGGGTCGAACTGCAGCAGATTTTCAAGCAACGCGATGCCATCGTGGTTTACACCACCACCGAACCGGCCGAAGCACTGATGCTGGGCGGCAACATCGTCATCATGGACCAAGGACGAATCCTTCAGGCCGGCCCGACGGCCCAAGTCTATCGGCATCCGGCCAGCGCCCCGGTGGCGGAGATTTTTTCCGACCCGCCGATCAATTTTGTACACGGCCATGTGCGCAGCCGCCAGGCCTGGTTCGGCCGTGGGATCTCCCTGCCGTTGGCCGGACACCTGGCCGGCCTGACCGAGGGGGAGTACACCTTCGGGGTGCGCTGCAACCATCTTTTCCTCAAGACTTCGAATCCGGAAGACATCGAAATCAGGGCCGTGGTGGAGTTGAGTGAGATCAACGGCTCGGAGACCTTTATCCATGTGAGTTATGACGATCACAAGTTGGTGGTCCAGGACGACGGGATCCACCAGTTGAAGCTGGGCAGGGAGATTCCGGTCTACGTCAATCCCTGTCATTTTTTCGTTTTCGACGAACAGGGCCGACTGGCCGCCGCACCGGATCAGGCCTGCCACACTAAACTTTAA
- a CDS encoding YkgJ family cysteine cluster protein produces the protein MTDNQATDARINPMRLGYNSRFKFKCHPGISCFTQCCRGINIILTPYDVIRLKKRLDLPSDQFLAIYTEPHLLEKTDLPMVTLKHLDDEQESCPFVREDGCIVYEDRPTACRYYPLGVASLQHKEGADDDGFFFFINEPHCKGFEEDCDWTVAEWRKDQAVDERDAVNAEWTDLVVRKRSFPPNIKLTEQAKQMFFMVSYNVDKFREFVFGSTFLKRMPVDPETEAQLKTDDVALFKFGVKWLKGLLFKDRDPHEQAAAQKE, from the coding sequence ATGACCGACAATCAAGCCACCGACGCACGCATCAATCCCATGCGGCTCGGATACAATAGCCGATTCAAATTCAAATGCCACCCCGGCATCTCTTGCTTCACCCAGTGCTGCCGGGGTATCAACATCATCCTGACGCCCTACGACGTGATCCGCCTCAAGAAGCGCCTGGATCTGCCCTCGGACCAGTTTCTGGCCATCTACACCGAACCCCACCTGCTGGAAAAGACCGACCTGCCCATGGTCACCCTCAAGCACCTCGACGACGAACAAGAGTCGTGTCCGTTTGTACGCGAGGACGGTTGCATCGTCTATGAAGACCGCCCCACCGCCTGCCGCTACTATCCGCTGGGCGTGGCCAGCCTGCAACACAAGGAAGGCGCCGATGACGACGGTTTCTTTTTTTTCATCAACGAACCGCACTGCAAAGGGTTCGAGGAGGATTGCGACTGGACCGTCGCCGAGTGGCGCAAAGACCAGGCCGTGGACGAACGCGACGCGGTCAACGCCGAATGGACCGACCTGGTGGTGCGCAAACGCTCGTTTCCCCCCAACATCAAACTGACCGAGCAGGCCAAACAGATGTTCTTCATGGTCAGCTACAACGTCGACAAATTCCGGGAGTTCGTCTTCGGCAGCACCTTTCTCAAACGCATGCCGGTGGATCCGGAGACCGAAGCGCAGCTCAAAACCGACGATGTGGCCCTGTTCAAATTCGGCGTGAAATGGCTCAAGGGGTTGCTGTTCAAAGATCGCGATCCCCACGAGCAGGCGGCTGCCCAGAAAGAGTAA
- a CDS encoding FAD-dependent oxidoreductase encodes MEHILIIGGGVGGALAHDLTLRGYRVTLVERGELLSGTTGRHHGLLHSGGRYVFHDAETARECYEENRILRHIASEAIEPNGGLFIALNEEDISHQDRFLEGCNAAGIPTAPLSPRQAMSREPALNPALLAAVGVPDAVMDAWRLAMAFFATARANGAAIRTFCEVTDLKMLGRQVAGVRVIDHRSGLSETIGADLVVNAAGPWSGRIAAMAGIGVPIQPGPGVMVAVRGRVTQAVVNRLHPAGEGDIIVPQRRLSVLGTTAWLADDPDQVTAPAEHVARLFSLCAELVPAVAAMAPHAVWSASRPLLQSSQDQDPFAISRTFDCFDHAARDGIEGLVTLIGGKATTMRAMAEQTADLIGRKTGRDIACHTRETILLPYRRYWRGDMGN; translated from the coding sequence ATGGAACACATCCTCATCATCGGCGGCGGCGTGGGCGGCGCCCTGGCCCACGACTTGACCCTGCGCGGCTACCGGGTCACCCTGGTGGAACGGGGCGAGCTGCTTTCCGGAACCACCGGCCGACACCACGGTCTCCTCCACAGCGGCGGCCGTTACGTGTTCCACGATGCGGAGACCGCCCGGGAGTGTTACGAGGAGAACCGAATTCTGCGCCATATCGCGTCCGAGGCCATCGAGCCCAACGGCGGGCTGTTCATCGCCTTGAACGAAGAGGACATTTCCCACCAGGATCGTTTTCTGGAAGGTTGCAACGCGGCTGGTATTCCAACGGCGCCGCTTTCGCCACGGCAAGCCATGTCCCGCGAGCCGGCGCTCAACCCGGCGTTGCTGGCGGCCGTTGGCGTGCCCGATGCGGTCATGGATGCCTGGCGTCTGGCCATGGCCTTTTTTGCCACGGCCCGGGCCAACGGCGCCGCGATCCGAACGTTTTGTGAAGTGACGGACCTGAAGATGCTCGGCAGGCAGGTGGCCGGCGTCCGGGTGATCGACCACCGCAGCGGCCTGAGCGAGACCATCGGCGCGGATCTGGTGGTCAACGCCGCCGGCCCCTGGTCCGGCCGCATCGCGGCCATGGCCGGTATCGGCGTGCCCATCCAGCCCGGGCCGGGCGTGATGGTGGCGGTGCGCGGCCGGGTCACCCAGGCCGTGGTCAATCGCCTGCATCCGGCCGGTGAGGGCGACATCATCGTGCCCCAGCGCCGCTTGAGCGTGCTGGGCACCACCGCCTGGCTGGCCGACGATCCGGACCAGGTCACGGCTCCGGCCGAACACGTGGCCCGCCTCTTCTCACTCTGTGCCGAACTGGTGCCCGCCGTGGCCGCCATGGCGCCCCATGCGGTCTGGAGCGCCAGCCGCCCTCTGCTGCAATCCAGCCAGGATCAGGATCCCTTCGCCATCAGCCGGACCTTCGATTGTTTCGACCACGCCGCCCGGGATGGAATCGAGGGGCTGGTCACCCTGATCGGCGGCAAGGCCACCACCATGCGGGCCATGGCCGAGCAGACCGCAGACCTCATCGGCCGCAAGACCGGCCGCGACATTGCCTGCCATACCCGGGAGACGATCTTGCTGCCTTATCGGCGCTATTGGCGGGGTGACATGGGTAATTAA
- a CDS encoding iron-containing alcohol dehydrogenase, with translation MRFSFATAGRILFGAGTLAEAADAAPRLGRRALLVTGRHPERAAALTRQLENRGIAWQAFSVSAEPEVEQAVDGAALAREVGCDLVIGFGGGSALDAAKAIAALATNREPVETYLEVIGSARPLSQPPLPAIAIPTTAGTGSEVTRNAVLKSLAHRVKVSLRGPGMLPDLAIVDPELTLSLPSAVTAATGCDALTQLLESFVSAKANPLTDGLCREGLGRAAKALPQVVARSDDLAARTDMALASLFSGMALANAGLGAVHGIAGPLGGMIGAPHGALCARLLPFVVEANLAALVRRKAGDATLARYTEAAQMMVSSRATTVELVAWLHDLVARLEIPGLSAWGLTRAELPDLAAKAKAASSMKGNPVQLTDDELADILNRAL, from the coding sequence ATGCGATTCTCATTTGCCACGGCCGGCCGGATTCTTTTCGGGGCCGGAACCCTCGCCGAAGCGGCCGATGCCGCGCCGCGCCTGGGACGACGCGCCCTGCTGGTCACTGGACGCCATCCCGAGCGGGCCGCCGCCCTGACCCGCCAATTGGAAAACCGGGGTATCGCCTGGCAGGCCTTCAGCGTGTCGGCGGAACCGGAAGTCGAACAGGCGGTCGATGGGGCTGCTCTGGCGCGCGAGGTTGGCTGCGACCTGGTCATCGGGTTCGGCGGCGGCAGCGCCCTGGACGCGGCCAAGGCCATTGCCGCCCTGGCCACCAACAGGGAACCGGTGGAAACCTATCTGGAGGTCATCGGCTCGGCTCGGCCCCTTTCGCAACCCCCACTGCCCGCCATCGCCATTCCCACCACGGCCGGCACCGGGAGCGAAGTGACCCGCAATGCCGTGCTAAAGAGCCTCGCCCACCGCGTCAAGGTGAGCCTGCGCGGTCCGGGAATGCTGCCCGATCTGGCCATCGTCGACCCGGAACTGACCCTGTCTCTGCCGTCGGCGGTCACGGCCGCCACCGGCTGCGACGCCCTGACCCAGCTGCTCGAATCCTTCGTATCGGCCAAGGCCAATCCGTTGACCGACGGCCTCTGCCGGGAGGGGCTGGGGCGCGCGGCCAAGGCCCTGCCGCAGGTCGTGGCCCGCAGCGACGATCTGGCGGCGCGCACCGATATGGCGCTGGCCAGCCTCTTCAGCGGTATGGCCCTGGCCAATGCCGGACTGGGCGCAGTGCACGGGATTGCGGGTCCGCTGGGCGGCATGATCGGCGCGCCCCACGGGGCCCTGTGCGCCCGGCTGTTGCCGTTCGTGGTGGAAGCCAACCTGGCGGCTCTGGTCCGACGGAAGGCGGGGGACGCCACGCTTGCACGTTACACCGAGGCCGCGCAAATGATGGTCTCGTCCAGGGCCACGACCGTGGAGCTGGTGGCCTGGTTGCACGATCTGGTGGCCCGGCTGGAGATTCCCGGTTTGTCGGCCTGGGGGTTGACGCGTGCCGAACTGCCCGACCTGGCGGCCAAGGCCAAGGCCGCCAGCAGCATGAAGGGCAACCCGGTCCAATTGACCGACGACGAACTGGCCGACATTCTCAATCGAGCGCTGTGA
- the glpB gene encoding glycerol-3-phosphate dehydrogenase subunit GlpB, translating to MNVSGKQPSCDLSCDLMIIGTGMAGMAAAFFAVRQGIDTIQVGLTGEIGFASGLIDLLGVHPVVQGTPVDDPWEGIVRLCRDEPHHPYARLDIETIRTAFQTLLDFFETSGYPHAVPQRGNQRIVTPVGTLKTTYAVPHTMQAGAWALDRQAPCLLVDFDGLKGYSAHQIAAGLADRWPVLKPVRLVFPGGRGELYVEHMARALDAPAVRQQLADAIRPHLGGVAAVGLPAVLGMYRTREVQADLQSGLGLPVFEIPTMVPGVAGLRLRELFEQRLPPMGVRPLFQHRVLAVRRSKDGGMAFTIAPEDAPRRVKARAAVLCTGRFFGKGLQADRGGIRETLFGLPVAQPKDRASWHHKDLLDLQGHPINRAGVGVDADFRPVDAKGRPVHDNLFAAGSILAHQDWIRQKCGSGLAIATAYGAVRAAARFLQKLY from the coding sequence ATGAACGTATCTGGGAAACAGCCCTCTTGCGATCTCTCCTGCGACCTGATGATCATCGGCACGGGCATGGCTGGTATGGCCGCGGCGTTTTTCGCCGTACGCCAGGGCATCGACACGATTCAGGTGGGGCTGACCGGCGAGATCGGTTTCGCCAGTGGATTGATCGATCTGCTCGGGGTTCATCCGGTGGTCCAGGGTACGCCGGTGGACGATCCGTGGGAGGGTATTGTCCGGCTTTGCCGGGACGAACCTCACCACCCATATGCCCGGCTCGATATCGAAACCATTCGTACGGCCTTTCAAACCCTGCTCGATTTTTTCGAGACAAGCGGGTACCCCCATGCGGTTCCCCAACGCGGCAACCAGCGGATTGTGACGCCCGTCGGCACTTTGAAAACCACCTATGCCGTGCCTCACACCATGCAGGCGGGGGCATGGGCCCTGGATCGACAGGCCCCTTGTCTGCTGGTGGACTTCGACGGCTTGAAGGGCTACAGTGCCCATCAGATCGCAGCGGGCCTGGCCGACCGCTGGCCGGTACTCAAGCCGGTGCGGCTCGTTTTTCCCGGCGGCCGGGGCGAACTGTACGTGGAGCATATGGCGCGCGCCCTCGATGCGCCTGCCGTCCGCCAACAGCTGGCCGATGCCATCCGCCCGCATCTGGGCGGCGTGGCGGCGGTGGGGCTGCCGGCCGTTTTGGGCATGTACCGCACCCGGGAGGTCCAGGCCGATTTGCAAAGCGGCCTTGGGCTTCCGGTCTTCGAGATCCCCACCATGGTGCCGGGTGTCGCCGGCCTTCGTCTTCGCGAGCTCTTCGAGCAGCGCCTGCCGCCCATGGGCGTCCGTCCGCTGTTTCAACATCGGGTCTTGGCGGTCCGGCGGTCGAAGGACGGCGGCATGGCCTTCACCATCGCGCCGGAGGATGCACCTCGCCGGGTCAAAGCGCGCGCCGCGGTCCTGTGTACCGGACGCTTTTTCGGAAAGGGGTTGCAGGCCGACCGCGGTGGTATCCGTGAAACCCTCTTCGGCCTGCCGGTCGCCCAGCCCAAGGATCGCGCGAGCTGGCACCACAAGGACCTTCTCGATCTCCAGGGACATCCGATCAATCGGGCCGGCGTCGGAGTGGACGCAGATTTCCGCCCCGTGGATGCCAAGGGCCGGCCGGTGCACGACAACTTGTTCGCAGCCGGCTCGATTCTCGCGCACCAGGATTGGATCCGGCAGAAATGCGGCAGTGGATTGGCCATCGCCACGGCTTACGGCGCCGTGAGGGCGGCCGCGCGGTTTTTACAAAAGCTTTATTAA
- the glpA gene encoding anaerobic glycerol-3-phosphate dehydrogenase subunit GlpA yields MQTQVLIIGAGVTGTGLARDLALRGLSVVVVEKRDINAGASGGNHGLLHSGARYIASDPAAAAECHIENQRLKQLAPHCIENTGGLFVAVAGDDERYIADFPQMCRRCHIPVRQVDPKEAREMEPTLSDTLIAAYLVDDATVDPFKLSLDNMADARRHGAVLRRHCRVTGFQMAQSRIRRTTIIDEVTGRSETIDADVVVNAAGAWAGVVAGLAGATIEMRYSKGSLLVTQSRLCERVVNRLRMPTDGDILVPGGTVSILGTTSVRVDSPDVIYPEVHEVDTIIDQGAAMIPQLAVTRYIRAYCGVRPLLGADDPQTSEDDDDRAVSRGFALIDHARQPGAPSNLITISGGKLTTYRLMAEKTADLVCSRLGVTARCRTDVTALPDTVDARWTEPGLAPNVWLRQKAPDDMLLCECEMVSQSVVDEIVAGLQALDGRPDLKAIGLRSRIGKGPCQGTFCSQRLAAYLYDRGHLQGADGLVQLRLFLRERWRGQQPLLWDMNLAQAELLEAMHCGLFGLELEKSP; encoded by the coding sequence ATGCAAACCCAAGTTCTCATCATCGGTGCCGGTGTCACCGGAACGGGACTGGCCCGCGACCTGGCGTTGCGAGGCCTTTCTGTCGTCGTCGTCGAAAAGCGCGACATCAATGCCGGTGCATCGGGTGGCAACCACGGCCTGCTGCACAGCGGCGCGCGCTACATCGCTTCGGATCCGGCCGCGGCCGCCGAGTGCCATATCGAAAATCAGCGTCTCAAACAGTTGGCGCCGCATTGTATCGAAAACACCGGCGGCCTGTTCGTGGCCGTGGCCGGTGATGACGAACGGTATATTGCCGATTTTCCCCAGATGTGCCGACGTTGCCACATCCCGGTGCGCCAGGTCGATCCGAAAGAGGCCCGTGAGATGGAGCCCACACTTTCGGATACGCTCATCGCGGCGTACCTGGTGGATGACGCGACCGTCGATCCCTTCAAGCTCTCCCTGGACAACATGGCCGATGCGCGTCGACATGGTGCCGTATTGAGGCGCCACTGCCGGGTGACCGGCTTCCAGATGGCCCAGAGCCGCATCCGCCGGACGACCATAATAGATGAGGTGACGGGAAGATCCGAGACGATCGATGCCGATGTGGTGGTCAATGCCGCCGGGGCCTGGGCCGGTGTGGTGGCCGGTCTGGCCGGGGCCACCATCGAGATGCGCTATTCCAAAGGCAGCCTGCTCGTCACCCAGAGCAGATTGTGCGAACGGGTCGTCAATCGGCTGCGCATGCCCACCGATGGGGATATTCTCGTGCCCGGCGGCACGGTTTCCATTTTGGGGACCACCTCGGTGCGGGTGGATTCGCCGGACGTAATCTATCCGGAAGTCCACGAAGTGGATACCATCATCGACCAGGGTGCGGCCATGATTCCCCAACTGGCTGTCACCCGCTACATCCGTGCCTATTGCGGCGTGCGTCCTCTGCTGGGCGCCGACGATCCCCAAACATCCGAGGATGACGACGACCGTGCGGTGAGCCGCGGTTTCGCCCTGATCGATCACGCCCGGCAACCCGGCGCTCCCTCCAATTTGATCACCATTTCCGGCGGCAAGCTGACCACCTATCGCCTCATGGCCGAAAAGACGGCCGATCTGGTGTGCAGCCGCCTGGGCGTTACGGCCAGGTGTCGCACCGACGTGACGGCGTTGCCCGATACAGTGGATGCCCGTTGGACGGAACCGGGATTGGCACCCAATGTGTGGCTGCGCCAAAAAGCGCCCGACGACATGCTGTTGTGTGAGTGCGAGATGGTTTCCCAGAGTGTGGTGGATGAGATCGTGGCCGGCCTGCAGGCGTTGGACGGCCGACCGGATCTCAAGGCGATCGGACTGCGCAGCCGCATCGGCAAAGGCCCTTGCCAGGGGACATTTTGCAGCCAGCGGCTGGCGGCCTATCTTTACGACCGGGGACATCTCCAGGGCGCAGATGGCCTTGTCCAGTTGCGTCTGTTTTTGCGAGAACGCTGGCGGGGCCAGCAACCCTTGCTGTGGGACATGAACCTGGCCCAGGCCGAGTTGCTCGAGGCCATGCATTGCGGGCTTTTCGGTTTGGAGTTGGAGAAATCCCCATGA